Proteins encoded in a region of the Candidatus Poribacteria bacterium genome:
- a CDS encoding cation:dicarboxylase symporter family transporter, translating into MRTDRLLIGILIGVVLGMILGGWAPGFGARLKPLGDLFLNALMMIVIPLIISSMIVGVTGLGDIRELGRMGWQTLVYYLITTSISVVIGITMVNLIKPGVGLSISPPEALKHGEYSIGQLISEL; encoded by the coding sequence ATGAGGACGGACAGACTGCTTATCGGTATACTGATAGGGGTTGTGTTGGGCATGATCCTCGGCGGATGGGCCCCCGGCTTCGGCGCCAGATTGAAACCGCTTGGCGATCTGTTCCTAAACGCCCTGATGATGATCGTGATCCCGCTGATCATATCATCTATGATCGTCGGCGTCACGGGGCTGGGCGATATCAGAGAGCTTGGGAGAATGGGATGGCAGACATTGGTATATTATCTGATCACCACCAGCATATCGGTCGTGATAGGCATAACCATGGTCAACCTGATAAAACCGGGGGTAGGTCTCTCCATAAGTCCGCCGGAAGCCCTGAAGCACGGCGAATATTCGATCGGTCAGCTCATCAGCGAGCT